The Vulcanimicrobium alpinum sequence CGTCGTCAGATCCATCACGTCGCCGAGCAGCGGTGAGAGATCGATCACCACCGCTTTGTCGCTGTCGCGCTGGGCGACGATCCCGGCGACGCCCAGCACGGAGTCGGCAGTCGACAGGCGCACCGCGTCGGCGAGCGGCGTGTTGGGATCGGCGAGGAACCGTGTGTGCGGCCACAGCATGATCACGCTCTTGCCGCTGCGCACGAAGCGGACGACGCGCGCTTCCTGCTGGAACACGTCGCCCGAGAGGATGCCGTAGCCGCCCAGACCGTTCTTCGGCACCGCCGTCTGCAGATAGTCTTTGTCGAACTGATCGGCTTTGATCAGCATCGACACTTTGCCGTCCTTGCGGATCAATTGGAAAAGTCCGTCCTGCACGACGGCGTCCTTCACGTACGTGTCGTACGCGACAGGTTCGCCGGGCGCGGGCGCTTTGGCGGCGGCCGCCGCCGGGGAACTCGACGGCGACGCGGCGGGCTTCGCTTGTGCGAGCGCAGTCCCGGTCAGCGCGGCAAACGAAAGGGCGAAGACGGCAAACGGCCGGAGCGTCACGGGCGAACCTCCCAGAGAATGCGGACCGTCCTCTTCGCCCGGCGCCGAGCGGCGCCTTGTCCCGGCCGGATTATCCGGCGGACCTGGGTCGGTTCGCCGGCGCGGACGGCTTCTGCATGATGCCGGCGACACGCCGCGTCAGCCAGCGGGGGCTGATCCGCGCGGACTGCGCGAGCAGCGTGTTCGCGATCCCGTCGACGATGACCACGCGCCCGCGGTCCAGGGCGCGCAGCGCGGTGCGCACGACCTGTTCGGGCGAGCGCGCGCGGCCGAGGCGCGCGTCGTCGATCCCGGTGAAGAACGGCGTCTCGGTCTGCCCAGGGCACAGCGCCAGCACGCGCACGCCGCTTCCGCGCACCTCTTCCGCGAGCGCCTCCGAAAACGAGAGCAGAAACGCTTTGGTCGCGCCGTAGGTCGCCATGTACGGGACCGGCTGGAACGCGGCGTTGGACGCGACGTTGACGATCGCGCCCGCGCGGCGCGCGAGCATCGCCGGCAGCAAGGCGCGCGTGAGCTGCTGCGGCGCGAGGACGTTGACCATGACCTCGTCGCGTTCGCGCTCGGGCGCAAGCGTCACGAGTTCGCCGTACGTCGCGAAGCCGGCGTTGTTGACGAGCGTCCCGATCTCGATCCCGCGCGCGGCCAGTTCGTCGAGGATCGCGTGCGGTGCCGCCTGATCGGCGAGATCGGCCGGGATGACGTCGACCGTGACCCCATGTGCCGCGCGGAGCTCGGTCGCGAGCGCCTCGAGGGCAGGAACCGTGCGCGCGACCAGGACCAGATCGAGCCCGCGGGCGGCGAGCGCCCGTGCGAACGCGGCGCCGATCCCGGACGAGGCACCGGTGACGAGGGCGCGCCGGGCGCCGGAGGCTGCAGCGGTCATGCGATCATCTTACTGAACATTGTTTATTTTTGTCAACTATGTTCATAAATCGGTTGACTTTCAGTCGAGGCGGGCGTAGGATCGCGCCATGGGCATCGCCGAGCGGAAGGAGCGGCAACGGGCGGAGCTGCGCGAGCAGATCCTCGCCGCGGCGCGCAAGATCGTGCTCGACGAGGGCTACGAACAGCTGACGATGCGCAAGATCGCCGACGCGATCGAGTACTCGCCGGCCGCCATCTACCTGTACTTCGAGAATCGCGAGGCGATCGGCCGCCAATTGTGCGCGGAGTCGTTCGAGCATCTGATCGCGTACATGGCGCCGGTCTCGGCGATCGCCGATCCGTTCGAACGCCTGCTTTCGATGGGACGCTGCTACGCGCGCTTCGGCCTCGAGAACCCGCGCGAGTACCGGCTCCTGTTCATGACCGACGCGGCGTACATGCAGGCGCTCTTCCCACCGGACCATCAGAAGGACGACCACCCCGGCGAGCGCGCCTTTCAGTTCGTCGTCGATATCGTCACGTCGGCTCGGGACGCCGGCGCGATCGAGGCCGCCGATCCGATCGCCGTCGCGGAGATGCTGTGGACCGCCGTGCACGGCATCGTCTCGCTCGCGCTTACCTGCTCCGAGGCGATCGAAACCCCGCTCGAGACGCTCGTGGAGACGATGTGCGCGACGATCGGCCGCGGCCTCGCCACCCCGGCCGCCCGCGCCGCACACGTCGTCCCCGCCCGCTAGATCTCTTTTTTCTTCCCTACTGCTGAACGCCGTTCACCCACGGAGGCACGTTCGATGTCGCGTACGACCCCACTCGCTCTCGCCGCGGCAGGCGCGCTCGTCCTCGGAGGATGCGCCGCCCGCGCCGCGAGCGTCAGCGAGCAGCCTCCGACGCCGGTGACCCTGGCGACGGCAGCGGCGCCCCCCGCGCAATCTGCCTACGACGGCCCGGGCACCGTCGTCCCCCGGCACGTCTATAAGATCGCGTTCGAGGTCCCCGGCCGCATCGCGACCGTGAACGCCGACGTCGGCGACCGCGTCGCCGCGGGAACGGTGCTCGCCGCGCTCGACGGCGGCGATTACGCGGCGCAGGCGCGCGGCGCCGACGCGCAGGCGGCCCAGGCCGCCGCGACCGCTGCGAAGGCGCGCAACGGCGCGCGCACGCAGGAGCGGCAGGCCGCCGCCGACGCGGTCGCCGCAGCGCTGGCGCAGCGCGATCGCGCGCTCGCGGCGCAGCGGCTCGCGCTCGCGAACAAGGCGCGCTACGACGCGCTGTTCGCCGGCGGCGACGTCGCGGCGCAGCAGCACGATCAGACCCTCGCCGCCGCGCGCGACGCCGACGCCGCGGTGAACGCCGCGAACGCGCAGTACGAACAGGCGCGCGCCCAGCAGTCGCTGGTGCGCAGCGGGACGCGCGACGAAGATCTGCGCGCCGCTGCAGCGGTGGCCGAGGCCGCGCGCGCGAGCGCCGACCTCGCCGGCGTGACGCTCGCGAAGACGCGCATCGTCGCGCCGGCCGACGCGTACGTCGAATCGCGAGCCATCGAACCGGGCAGCACCGCCCAGCCGGGTGCGACCGCGTTCGTTCTCGACGACGCGCGCGAGCCCGACATCGTCGTCGCCGTCCCCGAAGCGCGCATGGCGGGGATCGCGGCGGGAACGCCGGCGACGATCCGCGCGAACGGGGCAATCGCGCGCGGGCGCGTCGAGCGCGTCGAACCCGACGCCGATCCGGCGAGCCGGACCGCGCAGGTCCGCATCCGCACGAGCGGACTGCGCCTGCGCGACGGCGCGATCGTCGACGTCGCCCTCGGCAGCGAACGCACCGGAGGGACCGCTGCAGTGCCGCTCGGTGCGGTGGTCACCGACGCCGGCGGCGGAAGCCACGTGCTGCTGTATGATGCACGGACCAAGACGGCGGCGCTGCGCGCGGTGCGCGTCGTCGGCGGCGACGGCGAACGCGCGATCGTGCGCGGCGTCGCTCCGGGAACGCGCGTCGTACGCGGCGGCGCCGCGCTCGTCAAACCCGGCGCGCAGCTCGCGGTGGTGCCGGAATGAGCGGCCTGCCGGCGTTCGCACTGCGGCGCAAAAGCCTCGTCCTCGCGGGCCTCCTGCTCGCGATCTTCTGGTCGCTTTACGCCGGCGCAACGATGCAGCGGCGCGAGGATCCGGGAACGACCCAACGGCAGACCGCGATCGTCACCGTCTTCCCCGGCGCGACGACGCACGACGTCGAGCAGCTCGTCACCAAGAAAATCGCCGACGCGATGCGCGGCGTGACGCACGTGCTGCACGTCGAAGGGACGTCGCGGCCGGGAATCTCCGAAGTCGACGTCGTTTTCGACGACGTCATCAACGAAGCCGGACCGACGCTGCGCGACGTGCGCGACCGTCTCGGCGACGTCTCGCCGCAGCTGCCGCCCGGCGTCCAGCCGTCGATCGTCGACGACGTGTGGAAGACCTATCCGGTCGTCCTCGGCGTTCGCCAGGACGGCGCGACGCCGCGCGAGCTGCGCGACGCGGCGAAACGCCTTGCCGATCGCATCTCGCGCCAGCGCGACGTCGGCTTCGTCAAACTCGTCGGCGAACAGGTGCAGCAGGTCAACGTCGATCTCGACGTCGCCGGCCTGCAGCATTACGCGATCGGCGCCGCCGACGTGGTCAACGCGCTCGCCGCGCGCAACGGGTTCGTCCCCGCCGGTTTAGTCGCGGTCGACGGACGGCTCGCGCAGGTCGACCCCTCCGACGCGCTGCGCGGCGTCGCCGACGTCGCGGCGACCAGCGTCGCGCCGGTGGGCGGACGCGCGGTGCGCGTGGGCGACCTCGCGCAGGTCGGCGCCGCCTATCCCGATCCGCCGAGCGAACTGGTGCGAGTCGACGGCGAGCCCGGCATCGCGATCGCGGTGCAGGCGAAGGAGACGTCGTCGCTCACCGATCTGGGGCCCGAGGTGAAGGACGCGATCGCGGCGGAGCGGTCGCGCTGGCCGGCCGGGACGCACGTCGCGTTCATCGCCGATCAGCCGCGCTCCGTCGACGACCGCATCGCCGACTTCGGGCTCAACCTGCTGCTCGCGGTGGCGATCGTGACCGGTCTGGTCTCGCTGTTCATGGGACTGCGCAACGGGATCCTCGTCGGTATCACGGTCGTGCTCACGATCGCGCTCACGTTCGGCGCGATCAAACTGCTCTCGGTCGACATCAATCAGATCTCGGTCCTCGCGCTGATCATCTCGCTCGGCATCATCGTCGACGCGGGGATCGTCGCGATCGACAACATCGAACACCACCTGCGTCTGGGCGAAGACCGTGCGACCGCGTCGGCGCGCGGCGTCGCGACACTGTGGATGCCGCTGCTCACCTCGACGCTCGTCGCGATGTCGTCGTTCCTGCCGTTCCGCTTGATGGGCGGCGGGATCGGCGACTTCGTCCGCGATCTCGCGGTGGTGACCTGCGTCTCGCTCGCGATGTCGCTGGTGGTCGCGTACTTCGTCACGCCGATCCTCGGCGAGTGGTTCGCGGTGCCTTCGTCGCAGATCGGGCAGACGTCGATCTTCGACCGCTTCCTCGACGCCGTGCGCGCGCGCTACGTCCCGCTCGCGACGGCCTCGCTGCACCGCCCGTGGATCACCGTCGGCGCGGCGACCGGCGCGGTGGTGCTCGCGGTGCTGTGGCTCCCGCACCTGGGCGTGCAGTTCTTCCCCTCAGCTGACCGCGCGCAGTTCTTCATCGAAGTGAATGCGCCCGACGGGACCGATATCCGCTCGACCGCGCGGATCGCCGCAAACGTCGAGCGCGCGGTGCGCGCGCAGCCCGGCGTCACCGTCGTCGGCTCGTTCGTCGGCGCCGGCGCGCCGCGCTTCTATTACAACGTGCTGCAGCAGCAGCCCAAACCGTCGTACGCGCAGATCCTCGTCGACACGAGCGACATCGCAAGCGCGAACCGTCTCGTCGCGACGCTCGCACCGCACTTGCGTGCAGAAGTCCCCGGCGCGCGCATCGACGTGAAGAAACTCGAACAGGGTCCGCCGGTCGGTGCGCCGATTCAACTGCGTCTGCAAGGCGACGATCCGGATGCGCTCGCGCGCTCGGCGGCGATCCTGCGCAGTACGCTCGCCGCGGTGCCGGGGACCGTCGCGGTGCGCGACTCGCTCGGTCAGCCGACGACGACGCTCGCCGCGCGCATCGACCCGCAGCGCGTCGCCGAAACCGGCCTTAACGCTGCCGACGTGCAGCGGACCGTCGCGCTGGCGTTCGGCGGCACGACCGCCACGGCGATTCGCGAAGCCGACCGTCAAACGCCGGTCGTCGTGCGGCTTCCGCCCGCGCGGCGCGGCAACGCGTCGGCGTTCGGAAGCCTCGCGGTGCACGGCGTCCCGCTCGCCGAGGTCGCGACGCTGGCACCCGCGACGCAGACCAGCGTCGCGACCTACCGCGACGGTTCCCCGACGGTGACGGTGCTGGCCGACGTGGAGGGCCGCCTGGCGAGCGACGTGCTGGCGCAGTTCCGGCGCGCGGCGAACGGGATCCGCCTGCCCGACGGCGTGCGGCTCACGGTTGCGGGCGAGGACGAGCAGACGGCGACCTCGTTCCGAAACCTGCTCGTCGCCGTCATCGTAGGACTGTTGATCAACCAGATGATCCTGCTGTGGGAGTTCCGCACGCTGCGGCTCTCGCTGGTCGTGCTCTCCGCCGTCCCGCTCGGGCTCGCGGGCGCGATCGCGGGGCTCGCGCTGACGGGTCAGCACTTCGGGTTCGTCGCATCGCTCGGCATCGCGAGCCTGGGCGGGATCGTCACCAATCACGCCATCGTGCTGTTCGAATACGCAAAGAGGGAAATGGAGGCCGGCGAACCCATGGAGCGCGCCTTGATCCTGGCCGGAACCACCCGGCTGCGGCCGATCATGCTGACCGTCCTCGCGTCGATCGCGGGGCTGCTCCCGCTCGCGTTCTCGGCGCAAACGCTGTGGCGGCCGTTCTGCTGGGCCGTGATCTTCGGCCTGGGCGGGTCGATGCTGATGACCCTCGTCGCGATCCCCGCGATCTACCGGATCGTCGCCGGCCGCGGCTTTGCACCGGGCGCGCAGCGTCAGCCCTCCCGCGAACTGGCGGGTGCGGTGTCGTGACCGACGAGAGCCTCTTCTACCGCCGGTTCATCGAAGACGTGCGCCGCTGCGCGGCGGGGCGCGCGCCGGCGTCGGTGGCCGAGATCGACCTCCGCGTCCAAGCCGCGCTCGCCGCGCCGCCGCAGCAGCGCGAGAGCCGCTGGGCGCGCGTCGTCGCGGCCGTCGGGGATCTCCTGACCGCCTTCAACGGCCGCAGCGCGGCGGCGGGACGGCTGCGCGAGTTTCTGCGCGAGAACGCCGACCTCGAACGCCCGCGCGACGTCGCAATCACCGACTTCCGGTTCGTCCAGCGGGTGGACGGCGTTCTGCGGCTGCGCGACGGCCGCCGCGTCCTGATGTCCGCGCGCATCCCGCGGGCCGCGGACGCGTCGCTCGACGAAGTCGTCGCGGCGCCGGCGCGGCGCGCAGCGGAGTGGACGGTCTACGGGCTGTGCGGCGGCGCCGCTGCCGCCGCGCTGTGGTTCGCGTTCGTCGTGCCCGTGTGACGGCGCGGACGGCATGAACCGCGCGACGCTGCTGCGGCTGCTGCCGATCCTCGGCATCACGTTCATCGACATCTTCGGCTTCAGCATGCTGTTGCCGCTGCTGCCGTTTTTCGTCAAGCATTTCGGCGCCGCCGACGTCGTCGTCGGCTGGGTTGCGGCGACGTACTCGATCTGTCAGCTGATCGCAGGCCCGCTGTGGGGAAATCTCAGCGACCGCATCGGGCGCAAAGCCGTGCTGATCGTCTCGCAGGTCGGCGCGACGATCGGCTGGGCGCTGCTGGGATTCGCGCCAACGATCGCGTGGGTCTTCGCGTCGCGCGCAATCGAAGGGCTCAGCGGCGGCAACCTCGGCGTCACCCAAGCGTACATCGGCGACTTGGTCGAGCCCGCGCAGCGCGGCCGCGCGTTCGCGCTCCTCGGCGCGGCGTTCAGCGCAGGGTTCGTCTTCGGACCCGCGCTCGCCGGCTGGCTCGCGAGCGCGTACGGGTTCTCGACGCCGTTCTTCGTCGCCGCCGGACTGCAGGCGCTTACGCTCGTGCTGACGATCGTGCTGCTTCCAGACTCGCGCGCCGGCGCGACCGAAGAGGCGAAGAACGTCGCGACCCCGCGCGACATTGTCGTCGCACTCGCCGACCGGCGCGTCGCGCCGGTGCTCTGGCTGCGGCTGGTGTTCGTGCTCGGCATGTACGGATGGTTCGGAGCGATGGCGCTCGTGCTGAACCGTCAATTGGGCTGGGGTGTGAGCGATACGAGCTTCGTCTTCGCGATCTTCGGCGTGTTCCAAGTCGTGCTGCAATTGACAGCGACCGGGAAGACGGTCGACGGAATGGGCAACCGCGCAGCGACGAATTTGGCGATCGCGATCCTGGCCGGCGCGTTCGCGCTGATATCGTTCGCGACGTCGCTCCCGCTCGCGATCGTCTTCATGATCCTCTTCGGCGTCGGCATGAGCTTGGCGAACTCCGCGTTCCCCGCGCTCGCCTCGGGGGTGGCGCCCGAAGACCGGCGCGGCACGGTGCTCGGCGTTTTCTCGGGGCTCGACAGCCTGGCGGGTTTTCTGATGCCGCCGCTCGTCACCGGCGTGCTGGGCGCGTACGGGGTGCGTCCGGCGGTGGCGATCGTCTTTGGCCTGCTCGTCACGGCGCTCGCGATCGGGCTCGCGCAGTCGCGCACCGTCACGCCGCGGCTCGTGCGCGTCGCCGAATCCGCGGCGCCGAAGTAACCCGGTCCGTCGCCGCGCTTGGAGTTTGCGCCGACGCGTCCGCACGGGCCATATCACGACGTACTCAGCGGCGGAAACGGCACGTACGCCGCTGCGCCCGGCTCCGACTACACCACCGGCCTGGGCAGCGTCGACGTCGACGCACTGAACGCGATCGTCGGACACGAACTTCCGCCCCTCCGGCGACTGCAGAGAGGGCGCCTCGCACGAGGCGCCCTCTTCTGCGTCGTCAGAGACCGAGGTCGCTCAGCCCGGGATGATCGTCGGGACGGCGCGCCCCCTCCCAACGGAAGAGCCGCGCGCTCTCCGCGATCGGCACGTCGTTGATGCTCGCCTCGCGGCGCCGCATCAAGCCGTCGGGCGCGAACTCCCACTGCTCGTTGCCGTGGCTGCGGAACCACGCGCCGGCCTCGTCGTGCCATTCGTACGCGAAGCGCACGGCGATGCGGTTGCCGTGAAACGCCCAGACCTCTTTGATCAGCCGGTAGTCGCGCTCGCGCGACCACTTGCGCTCGAGAAACGCCGCAATCGCGTCGCGGCCGGAGAAGAACTCCGAGCGGTTGCGCCAGCGGCTGCCCTCGGAATACGCGCCGGCGACGCGTTGCGGATCGCGGGAGTTCCACGCGTCTTCGGCGAGCCGCGCTTTCGTCGTCGCGGTCTCGGCGGTGAACGGCGGAAGCGGGGGGCGTTCGGTCATGCGGAGTTCGACGACGTCGCGGTGGCCGCTCTCACGCGCGGGACAATTCGGCGGCATGGACGACCGGGAAATCAATCTCGGTGCCGGCGACGACGTTGAGGTAGTTGGTGAAGACGTTGAGCGCGACGTTGCCGACGATCTCGACGAGCTCGGCGTTGCTGATGCCGGCTGCCCGAGCCTGCACGACGGCCTCGGCGCCGACGTGTCCGCGTTCGCGCACGATCGCAACCGCGAGCCGGACGATTGCGTCGATCTTCGGCTCGGCGGCGTCACCCGAGCGCGCCCGGCGAACGTCGTCGTCGTTCAGGCCGGCCTGTTTGCCGAGGTACGTGTGCGCCGAGAGACAGTAGTCGCAGCCGTTCGTCTGGGCGACGGCAAGCGCGATCTGTTCGCGAACGCGCGCGTTCAGCCGGCCCTTTGCGAGGGAGCCGCTGAGCTGAACGAGACCGTTGAGCGCGGCCGCCGAATTCGCGGCGACGCGGAACATGTTGGGCGTGACGCCGAGCTGTGCGTTGACGGCGGCGAGGATCCGTTTCGCGTCGTCCGGCGCGGTTGCGGGATCGACGGCGTTGAGACTGGACATGGGTGTGTGCTCCTGGAACGATCGGCGGTAGGGTTTGTTATTTAACCGAACGTTCGGTACAATACGGCACGAAGCCGCCGCTGTCAAGCCCCTTTCCGGAAACGACGGTCCGGACGCCGAAGGGCGAACCCGATGCCTGCTGCCCTGGTCCCGCGTGACGAAGTCGTCGCGCGCCTTCAGAACGTGTTTCGCGAACGCGGATACGACGGCGCGTCGCTGAGCGAACTCTCGCGCGCGACGGGGCTGGGGAAGAGCAGCCTCTACCACTACTTTCCCGGCGGTAAAGACGACATGGCGATCGCCGTCCTCGAACGCGTCGACGCCTGGATGCGCGACCGCGCCTTGCTCCCGCTGCGTGGGGAAGGGCCGCCGCCCAAGCGGCTGCGCGCGATGCTGCGCGCGCTCGACACCTTCTACGGCGGCGGCCGCGACGCGTGCCTGCTCGGCACGCTTGTCCTCGGCGGCGGCCGCACGCGATTTCAGCAGTATCTCAAGGACGCGTTCAGCGGCTGGGTCGGCGCACTGCGCGATCTGGCAGTCGAGGCCGGCGTCCCGGCGCGCATCGCGCGCGACCGCGCCGAAGACGTCGTCGTCCGCATCGAGGGCGCGCTGATCCTCGCCGGTGCGCTCGACGATCCGGCGCCGTTTCGGCGCGCGCTGCGCGCGGCGGAACGCGATCTGCTCGAGGGCGCGGCGTGACGGACGGCGGGGCGCCGCTCGCCGGCGTGCGCGTCGTCGATCTGACGACCGTGGTTGCAGGACCGTGGGCGACGCATCTGCTCGCCGGATACGGCGCCGACGTGATCAAAATCGAGCCGCCGGAAGGCGACATCATGCGCTACGCCCCGCCCGGACGTCATCCGACGATGGGGCCGGAGTTTTTGCACATGAACGCCGGGAAGCGCAGCGTCGCACTCGACTTGAAAACCGGTGCGGGACGCGAAGAGGCGCTCGCGCTGATCGCAGGCGCCGACGTCTTCCTCACCAACGTGCGGCCGGCGGCGATGGAGCGCCTCGGCCTCGCGTATGCGGACGCAAAGCGCGCGAATCCCGAGATCGTCTACGTCGGAATCGTCGGGTTCGACCAGCGCGGGCCGTACGCGGCCCGCCCGGCCTACGACGACCTCATCCAGGGCGGCTGCGGCCTGGCGTCGCTCTTCGCGCACACGGGCGGCGAACCGCGCTACATCCCGAGTCTGATCGCCGACCGCATCACCGGGATCACGGCCGCGAACGCGGTGCTGGCGGCGCTCTTCGCGCGCGAGCGCGGCAACGGCGGTGCGTCGATCGAGATCCCGATGTTCGAGACGATGGCGGAACTCGTGCTGGCCGATCATCTCGGCGGCCACACGTACGTTCCGCCCGCCGGCGACTACGGCTACCAGCGCATTCTTACGCCGCACCGCCGCCCGTACCGCACGAGCGACGGATACGTCTGCGTCCTGCTCTACACGCCGGCGCAGTGGCAGCGCTTCTTCACCGCCGCGGGCCGCGCCGAGCAGTACGCCGCCGAACCGCGGCTGAGCGACGATGCGATGCGGCGCGAACACTACGATTACGCGTACGCGGTGGTCGCCGATATCGTCGCGATGCGGACGTCGGCGGAATGGCTCGTGCTGCTCGAATCGATCGATGTGCCGTTCATGCCGCTGCACGACGTCGCGAGCTTGCTCGACGATCCGCAGATCGCCGCGACCGGATTCGTCGAAGAGCGCGACCATCCGACCGAAGGCCGGATCCGCACCCTGCGCACGCCGATTCGCTGGGACGCGCTCGACGACGTCGACCTGCGCCCCGCCCCAAACCTCGGCGAACACAACCGCACGCAGCGCTGAGCGCTACATGCCGGTGTCGATGGTGACGCCGCCGTCGATGACGATGGTTTGGCCGGTGACGAACGCTCCGGCGCGGGCGGCGAGGTAGATCGCGGCGCCGGCGATGTCGTCGGGATCGGCGAGGCGGCGCAGCGCGGTGCGGCGGATCGTCGGTTCGGCGATCTCCGGATTGTCCCAAAGCGCGCGCGCGAAGTCGGTCTTCACGATCCCCGGCGCGATGCAGTTGACGCGGATCCCGTGCGGGCCCCATTCCACCGCGAGGCTTCGCGCGAGTCCGATCAACGCGGTCTTGGAGACGGCGTACGCGCCGATGACGTTGGTGCCGCTGAGCCCGGCGATGCTCGAGAGGAAGAGCGCCGCACCGCCGCCGCGCTCGGCCATGCGCGGAAACGCCAGGTTCGCGAGCCACAGCGTGCTGCGCACGTTGCTGTTCATGATGCGGTCCCACGCGTCGTCGGTGATCCCCGCGAGCGGTCCGTAGTACGGGTTCACGGCGGCGTTCGCCACGAGGATGTCGATGCCGCCGAAGTGCGCGACGGTCTGCGCGACCAGCGCTTCGAGCTGGACGCGCTTGCCGACGTGCGCCGCGATCGCGACCGCGTCGCCGCCGGCGCCGCGCAGTTCCTGCGCGACCGTTTCGCACGAGGCGGCGTCGCGGCTCGAGATCACAACGCGGGCGCCGCGCTGCGCGTACCGAGTCGCGATCGCACGACCGATCCCGCGTGACGAGCCGGTGACGATGGCGACCTTGCCGGCCAGATCGAAGAGATCGTCGCTCATCCCGCGCACTTCCGCCGCCCCACGCGGAAGCCTCTCGTCACGCCCCGTCGCCGGGGGCCGTTAGATCGATCCCTGCTCGATGAGCGCGAGGCCGCGCTCGGTGAGCTGATTCACCGCGCTGCCGAAATTGCGGAACCGCTCGTCGTGCGTCTGTCCGCGCACGTAGCGGATATAGATCTGCTGCAGGATCACCGCGTAGCGGAAGACGCTGAACACGACATACCAATGCAGGTCGTCGATTTCCGCACCGCTCGCGCGCGCATAGCGGTCGGCAGCTTCGCGCCGCGTCGGAAACCCGTCGAGCCAGGTCGGCATGCGGCCGTGAATCCAGCCGGGCGGATCGGTGTTCTCCGCCCACAGCGCGAGCAGATAGCCCAGATCCATCAGCGGTTCACCGCGCGTGCACATATCCCAATCGAGCACCGCGACCGTGCGCGCGGGATTCGCCGCGTCGCGCAGCGTGTTGTCGAGCTTGTAGTCGTTGTGCAGCAGCGCGACGCGGCGCTGACGCGGCATCGTCTGACGCAGCCAGCCGGTGAACGGTTCGGCCGGACCGACGTCGGCGGTGAGCGCCTTGTACCAGCGGTCGATCCAGCCGTTGAGCTGGCGCTCGACGAAGCCTTCGGGTTTGCCGAGCTCGCCCAGGCCGACGCTCGCGGGATCGACGGCGTGCAGCGCGGCAAGGTCGTCGACGAGCGACTCGCCGATGCCCCGCAGCACGTCCGGGCGATGCGCCCAGGGTTCGGGGATCGTTTCGCGCAGGCCGATGCCGTGACGGCGCTCCATCACGAAAAAGTCCGCGCCGATGATCGCGTGATCGGTGCACAGCAGAAAGCTGCGCGGCGCGAGCGGGTAGCCGCGCCAGAGCGTCGAGAGCACGCGATGTTCACGCCGCATGTCGTGCGCGCCGGCCGGCACCGGTCCCAGCGGCGGCCGCCGCAGGACGAACTCGCGCTCGCCGAAGCGCATCAGATACGTCAGGTTGGCGTGGCCGCCGCCGAACTGGCGCACCGCGAGCGGCCCCTCGGCGCCCTCGAGATGCGCGCGCAGGTACGGTTCGAGCCGCGTCGTGTCGAGCTGCTCTTCGCTGCGGATCTCGATCGTTTCGGGATCGGCGGGGAGGCCCGCGCTCATCGGCGGCCCCGCGACGCCACCGCGGTGAGATGACCGGTTTCGTTCGCGCTCATCAAGAGACGGCGGCCGCCGCCGATGCGCACGACGGAGACCGATGCGTTCGCAAGCGGGAAGACGAAGTCGTGCGCCGTCTCGGCGATCGCGCCGAGCGCGGCGTTGATCGCGCCCGCGTGCGAGACGACGGCGACGCGCTCGCCTGGATGACGCGCCGCGATTGCATCGAGCGCGCGCAGCATCCGGCCGCGCACTTCGTGCGAGGGTTCTGTGCCGGGGATCCCCGTCCACGAACCGTCGCGCATCGCGACGG is a genomic window containing:
- a CDS encoding phosphotransferase family protein: MSAGLPADPETIEIRSEEQLDTTRLEPYLRAHLEGAEGPLAVRQFGGGHANLTYLMRFGEREFVLRRPPLGPVPAGAHDMRREHRVLSTLWRGYPLAPRSFLLCTDHAIIGADFFVMERRHGIGLRETIPEPWAHRPDVLRGIGESLVDDLAALHAVDPASVGLGELGKPEGFVERQLNGWIDRWYKALTADVGPAEPFTGWLRQTMPRQRRVALLHNDYKLDNTLRDAANPARTVAVLDWDMCTRGEPLMDLGYLLALWAENTDPPGWIHGRMPTWLDGFPTRREAADRYARASGAEIDDLHWYVVFSVFRYAVILQQIYIRYVRGQTHDERFRNFGSAVNQLTERGLALIEQGSI
- a CDS encoding CaiB/BaiF CoA transferase family protein, translating into MTDGGAPLAGVRVVDLTTVVAGPWATHLLAGYGADVIKIEPPEGDIMRYAPPGRHPTMGPEFLHMNAGKRSVALDLKTGAGREEALALIAGADVFLTNVRPAAMERLGLAYADAKRANPEIVYVGIVGFDQRGPYAARPAYDDLIQGGCGLASLFAHTGGEPRYIPSLIADRITGITAANAVLAALFARERGNGGASIEIPMFETMAELVLADHLGGHTYVPPAGDYGYQRILTPHRRPYRTSDGYVCVLLYTPAQWQRFFTAAGRAEQYAAEPRLSDDAMRREHYDYAYAVVADIVAMRTSAEWLVLLESIDVPFMPLHDVASLLDDPQIAATGFVEERDHPTEGRIRTLRTPIRWDALDDVDLRPAPNLGEHNRTQR
- a CDS encoding SDR family oxidoreductase, which encodes MSDDLFDLAGKVAIVTGSSRGIGRAIATRYAQRGARVVISSRDAASCETVAQELRGAGGDAVAIAAHVGKRVQLEALVAQTVAHFGGIDILVANAAVNPYYGPLAGITDDAWDRIMNSNVRSTLWLANLAFPRMAERGGGAALFLSSIAGLSGTNVIGAYAVSKTALIGLARSLAVEWGPHGIRVNCIAPGIVKTDFARALWDNPEIAEPTIRRTALRRLADPDDIAGAAIYLAARAGAFVTGQTIVIDGGVTIDTGM
- a CDS encoding TetR/AcrR family transcriptional regulator: MPAALVPRDEVVARLQNVFRERGYDGASLSELSRATGLGKSSLYHYFPGGKDDMAIAVLERVDAWMRDRALLPLRGEGPPPKRLRAMLRALDTFYGGGRDACLLGTLVLGGGRTRFQQYLKDAFSGWVGALRDLAVEAGVPARIARDRAEDVVVRIEGALILAGALDDPAPFRRALRAAERDLLEGAA
- a CDS encoding nuclear transport factor 2 family protein, with amino-acid sequence MTERPPLPPFTAETATTKARLAEDAWNSRDPQRVAGAYSEGSRWRNRSEFFSGRDAIAAFLERKWSRERDYRLIKEVWAFHGNRIAVRFAYEWHDEAGAWFRSHGNEQWEFAPDGLMRRREASINDVPIAESARLFRWEGARRPDDHPGLSDLGL
- a CDS encoding MFS transporter; this encodes MNRATLLRLLPILGITFIDIFGFSMLLPLLPFFVKHFGAADVVVGWVAATYSICQLIAGPLWGNLSDRIGRKAVLIVSQVGATIGWALLGFAPTIAWVFASRAIEGLSGGNLGVTQAYIGDLVEPAQRGRAFALLGAAFSAGFVFGPALAGWLASAYGFSTPFFVAAGLQALTLVLTIVLLPDSRAGATEEAKNVATPRDIVVALADRRVAPVLWLRLVFVLGMYGWFGAMALVLNRQLGWGVSDTSFVFAIFGVFQVVLQLTATGKTVDGMGNRAATNLAIAILAGAFALISFATSLPLAIVFMILFGVGMSLANSAFPALASGVAPEDRRGTVLGVFSGLDSLAGFLMPPLVTGVLGAYGVRPAVAIVFGLLVTALAIGLAQSRTVTPRLVRVAESAAPK
- a CDS encoding carboxymuconolactone decarboxylase family protein, which produces MSSLNAVDPATAPDDAKRILAAVNAQLGVTPNMFRVAANSAAALNGLVQLSGSLAKGRLNARVREQIALAVAQTNGCDYCLSAHTYLGKQAGLNDDDVRRARSGDAAEPKIDAIVRLAVAIVRERGHVGAEAVVQARAAGISNAELVEIVGNVALNVFTNYLNVVAGTEIDFPVVHAAELSRA